In a single window of the Procambarus clarkii isolate CNS0578487 chromosome 51, FALCON_Pclarkii_2.0, whole genome shotgun sequence genome:
- the LOC123774486 gene encoding uncharacterized protein, producing MMDKAYREVYPDKVYREVYPDKVYREVYPDKAYREVYPDKVYREVYPDKVYREVYPDKAYREVYPDKVYREVYPDKAYREVYPDKVYREVYPDKVYIEVYPDKVYREVYPYKVYREVYPDKVYREVYPDKVYREVYPDKVYREVYPDKAYREVYPDKVYREVYPDKVYIEVYPDKVYREVYPYKVYREVYPDKVYREVYPDKVYREVYPYKVYREVYPDKAYREVYPDKVYREVYPDKVYREVYPDFRCIYTQSLL from the exons ATGATGG ATAAGGCTTACCGAGAGGTGTACCCAGATAAGGTTTACCGAGAGGTGTACCCAGATAAGGTTTACCGAGAGGTGTACCCAGATAAGGCTTACCGAGAGGTGTACCCAGATAAGGTTTACCGAGAGGTGTACCCAGATAAGGTTTACAGAGAGGTGTACCCAGATAAGGCTTATCGAGAGGTGTACCCAGATAAGGTTTACAGAGAGGTGTACCCAGATAAGGCTTACCGAGAGGTGTACCCAGATAAGGTTTACAGAGAGGTGTACCCAGATAAGGTTTACATAGAGGTGTACCCAGATAAGGTTTACCGAGAGGTGTACCCATATAAAGTTTACAGAGAGGTGTACCCAGATAAGGTTTACCGAGAGGTGTACCCAGATAAGGTTTACCGAGAGGTGTACCCAGATAAGGTTTACAGAGAGGTGTACCCAGATAAGGCTTACCGAGAGGTGTACCCAGATAAGGTTTACAGAGAGGTGTACCCAGATAAGGTTTACATAGAGGTGTACCCAGATAAGGTTTACCGAGAGGTGTACCCATATAAAGTTTACAGAGAGGTGTACCCAGATAAGGTTTACCGAGAGGTGTACCCAGATAAGGTTTACCGAGAGGTGTACCCATATAAAGTTTACAGAGAGGTGTACCCAGATAAGGCTTACCGAGAGGTGTACCCAGATAAGGTTTACCGAGAGGTGTACCCAGATAAGGTTTACCGAGAGGTGTACCCAGAttttcggtgtatatacactcaaAGTTTACTTTAG